The sequence below is a genomic window from Serratia nevei.
GCCAGCCAGTTCAGCCTGCATCACTGCAAGATCATCAGCATCACCAACAACGAAACCTCTTCGCTGGCGAGGCTGGCGGACTTCAACCTCTCCTACCACGTTCCGCAGCATTTGATCGGCGGGCATCACAATATCACCACGCAGATCCCCGTACTTTACATTATTGAAACCATCGGTAAACGGCTCGGGCATATTAATTCGGCAAAATAAAACAGGCTGTTTTTTTATTGTGACAAATCACTTTCCACGGTGATTTGTTATATCGTGACATTTCTTTCGGTCTTGCTACTCTATTCTCAACGCAGCGTTATTACCCTTCATTAAATAAACCGATGAGACATTGACGATGAAACAGTTGCCGAAGGATTTTCTGTGGGGGGGCGCGGTTGCCGCGCACCAGGTTGAAGGCGGTTGGGATCGGGGCGGCAAAGGGCCCAGCATTGCCGACGTGCTGTCCGGCGGCTCGCACGGCGTGGATCGCGTGATGACCGACGGCGTGCTCGAGGGCTATCGCTACCCTAACCACGAAGCGGTGGATTTCTACGGCCGCTATAAGCAGGACGTGGCGCTGTTCGCCGAGATGGGCTTCAAATGCTTCCGCACCTCGATCGCCTGGACGCGCATCTTCCCGAACGGCGATGAGGCGACGCCGAACGAGGCCGGCCTGCAGTTTTACGACGATCTGTTCGACGAACTGTTGAAATACGGCATCCAGCCGGTGATCACCCTGTCCCACTTCGAAATGCCTTACCATCTGGTGAAGGCCTACGGCGGCTGGAAAAATCGCCGGGTGGTGGAGTTCTTCGTGCGCTTCAGCGAAGTGGTGATGCGCCGCTACCGCGAAAAAGTGAAGTACTGGATGACCTTCAACGAGATCAATAACCAGAGCAACTACCGCTATCCGCTGTTCGGCTACTGCTGCTCCGGCGTGGACTACACCCAGGAAGACAACCCGGAACAGGCGCTGTATCAGGTGCTGCACCACCAGTTCGTCGCCAGCGCGCAGGTGGTCAAACTCGGCCATCAGATTAACCCGGAATTCAAGATTGGCTGCATGCTGGCCTGCGTGCCGTTCTACCCGTATTCCTGCAAGCCGGACGACGTGATGTACGCCGTCGAGGCGATGCACCAACGCTATCTGTATACCGACGTGCAGATGCGCGGCTACTACCCAAGCTACCTGCTGCGCGATTGGGAACGCAAAGGGCTGAAGATCGAGATGCAGCCGCAGGACGCGCAGATCCTGCGCGAGGGCTGCACCGACTACATCGGCTTCAGCTATTACATGAGCAACGCCCTGCAGGCTAACGCGGTGGACGGCAGCGACGGCATGTTCGGCTTCCCGGGCAACGTGCCCAACCCGCACGTCAAAGCCTCCGACTGGGGCTGGCAGATCGATCCGGTCGGGCTGCGCTATTCGCTGAACGTGCTGTATGAACGCTACCAGAAGCCATTGTTTATCGTGGAGAACGGTTTCGGCGCCTTCGACAAGGTGGAAGCGGACGGCCGGATCAACGATGACTATCGCATCGACTATCTGCGCGCCCATATCGAAGAGATGAAGAAAGCGGTGATTGAAGACGGCGTAGACCTGATCGGCTATACGCCGTGGGGCTGCATCGACTGCGTGTCGTTCACCACCGGCGAGTACAGCAAACGCTACGGCTTTATCTACGTCGACAAGCATGACGACGGCACCGGCACGCTCGAGCGTTCGCGCAAGAAGAGCTTCGACTGGTACCGCCGGGTGATCGCCAGCAACGGCGAACAGCTGTAACCGCACGGCAGGCAATCAGGGGCGATTTTCGCCCCTTTTTACTGCGCCTTATTCCGCCGCCTGCCCGGCGGCGAGATACTTCGCCATTTCCGCCGGCGGCACCATGCCGCCACCGGTCGCCCATACCAGGTGCGTCGCCTGCGCCAGACTCTCGGCGCTGATGCCTTGCTCGCTGAGCGCCTTCGCATGGGCTGCAACGCGCCACGGCCCGGCCATGCCGGCCAGCGCGGACGGCTCCAACTGAAGATGCTCGTGCTTGTCCAACAGCCCGAGCAGCGCAAACATCTCTTCGTCGCTCAGGGTGTAAAACGCGCTCAGCAGGCGCTCCATCGCCCTGCCGACAAAACCGGAGGCGCGCCCCACCGCCAGCCCGTCCGCCGCGGTGCGGTTGTCGATGCCGAGATCCTGCACCGCAATGCCGTCATGCAGCCCGCTGTAGACGCCGAGCAGCATGCAGGGCGAATGGGTCGGTTCGGCGAAAATACAGTGAACGTGATCGCCGAACGCCAGCTTGAGGCCAAACGCCACGCCGCCCGGCCCGCCGCCGACGCCGCACGGCAGATACACGAACAGCGGGTGCTGCGCGTCCACCACGACGCCCTGTTCGGCGAACTGCCGCTTCAGGCGGCCGCCGGCCACCGCGTAGCCGAGGAACAGAGTTTGCGAGTTTTCATCGTCGATAAAGAAACAACGCGGATCGTTCGCCGCCTGCTTGCGCCCCTGCTCGACCGCCACGCCGTAATCTTCGGCGTACTCCACCACCGTGACGCCGTTATCGCGCAGCTTTTGCTTCTTCCACGCCCGCGCATCCGCCGACATGTGCACGCTGACGTCAAACCCCAGCCGGGCGCTGATGATGCCGATGGATAATCCCAGATTGCCGGTCGATCCGACGGCGATGCGGTACTGGCTGAAGAACTGACGAAATTCGTCGGAAAACAGCCGGGCGTAGTCGTCGCCGGTCTGCAGCAGCCCCGCCTCCAGCGCCAGCGTCTCCGCGTGCGTCAGCACCTCGTAGATGCCGCCGCGCGCCTTGATTGAGCCGGAGATCGGCAGATGGCTGTCCTTTTTCAGCAGCAGCTTCCCGCCAAGCCGCAGCCCATAGCGCCGATCCAACGCCTGCTGCATGGCGGGGATCGCCACCAGCTCGGATTCGATGATCCCCCCAGTGGGCTGGGTTTCGGGAAAGGCCGCGGCGAGATAAGGCGCGAAGCGCGCCAGGCGCTGCTCCGCTGCGGCGACGTCGGCGGCGGTCAGGCCGACATGGGGCAAGCCTGCGGCCAGCGTTGTCGCACGCGGATTGAACCAGGTGATAGGCTCGAGGGCGACCAGTCGTTGCAACAGCGGATGCTGCGCAACCCACGGTTGAATCTGTGATTTTTGCATAAATGTCCCTGACTGATTTGGCGTTGCCGTCACCATGCCGCGAACGCCGGCGGCTGACAAATGATAAATACTGAACTTGAGGTGCAACAGATTGATGCAAGCGCGGCGCTAGCCGGCCGCGACGCCAAACAGCATGCCGACGCCGGAGGAAACCGCCATCGCCAGGGCGCTCCAGATCAGGATACGCGCCACGCCCGGCAAGATCGGCGCCCCCCCGGTTTTCGCGGCGATGCCGCCGAGAATGCCGAGGGAAATCAGCGCCGATGCCACCAGCGCCGGCCGCGTCCAGGCAACCGGCACCCACAGCGCCACCAGCAGCGGCAACAGCGCGCCGAGAGAGAAACTGAGGGCCGATGCCAACGCGGCTTGCAGCGGCCGGGCACGCGTGGCGGCGGAAATGCCCAGTTCGTCGCGCGCGTGGGCCTCCAGCGCATCATGCGCCATCAGCTTTTCCGCCACCTGCCGGGCCAGCGCCGGGTCCAGCCCGCGATGCACGTAGATAGACGTCAGTTCG
It includes:
- a CDS encoding 6-phospho-beta-glucosidase, which translates into the protein MTMKQLPKDFLWGGAVAAHQVEGGWDRGGKGPSIADVLSGGSHGVDRVMTDGVLEGYRYPNHEAVDFYGRYKQDVALFAEMGFKCFRTSIAWTRIFPNGDEATPNEAGLQFYDDLFDELLKYGIQPVITLSHFEMPYHLVKAYGGWKNRRVVEFFVRFSEVVMRRYREKVKYWMTFNEINNQSNYRYPLFGYCCSGVDYTQEDNPEQALYQVLHHQFVASAQVVKLGHQINPEFKIGCMLACVPFYPYSCKPDDVMYAVEAMHQRYLYTDVQMRGYYPSYLLRDWERKGLKIEMQPQDAQILREGCTDYIGFSYYMSNALQANAVDGSDGMFGFPGNVPNPHVKASDWGWQIDPVGLRYSLNVLYERYQKPLFIVENGFGAFDKVEADGRINDDYRIDYLRAHIEEMKKAVIEDGVDLIGYTPWGCIDCVSFTTGEYSKRYGFIYVDKHDDGTGTLERSRKKSFDWYRRVIASNGEQL
- a CDS encoding VIT family protein: MHRERHSIERIGWLRAAVLGANDGIVSTASLLLGVAAACASHSALMIAGVAGWVAGAMSMATGEYVSVSSQADTEKAALAEEQAELLEDYPGEFRELTSIYVHRGLDPALARQVAEKLMAHDALEAHARDELGISAATRARPLQAALASALSFSLGALLPLLVALWVPVAWTRPALVASALISLGILGGIAAKTGGAPILPGVARILIWSALAMAVSSGVGMLFGVAAG
- a CDS encoding D-serine ammonia-lyase, with translation MQKSQIQPWVAQHPLLQRLVALEPITWFNPRATTLAAGLPHVGLTAADVAAAEQRLARFAPYLAAAFPETQPTGGIIESELVAIPAMQQALDRRYGLRLGGKLLLKKDSHLPISGSIKARGGIYEVLTHAETLALEAGLLQTGDDYARLFSDEFRQFFSQYRIAVGSTGNLGLSIGIISARLGFDVSVHMSADARAWKKQKLRDNGVTVVEYAEDYGVAVEQGRKQAANDPRCFFIDDENSQTLFLGYAVAGGRLKRQFAEQGVVVDAQHPLFVYLPCGVGGGPGGVAFGLKLAFGDHVHCIFAEPTHSPCMLLGVYSGLHDGIAVQDLGIDNRTAADGLAVGRASGFVGRAMERLLSAFYTLSDEEMFALLGLLDKHEHLQLEPSALAGMAGPWRVAAHAKALSEQGISAESLAQATHLVWATGGGMVPPAEMAKYLAAGQAAE